A DNA window from Actinokineospora baliensis contains the following coding sequences:
- a CDS encoding DUF6474 family protein, translating to MARKKVADLPLITPAKAKNAIAVAKVLAPAVLPVVAPYLLKSAAAVRDGWDRRKARRLGISVDDLGHYSGRGGALHARIAGAASAIAELRTKADATHQDRAFADEADTRLRQLAAAVRAAERMPAARRRAAHRAVGTELDQLEDRLLTALGV from the coding sequence ATGGCGCGCAAGAAGGTGGCGGACCTGCCCCTGATCACGCCCGCGAAGGCCAAGAACGCGATCGCGGTGGCGAAGGTGCTCGCACCAGCCGTACTGCCGGTGGTGGCGCCCTACCTGCTCAAGTCGGCGGCCGCGGTCCGCGACGGCTGGGACCGGCGCAAGGCCCGCAGGCTGGGCATCTCGGTCGACGACCTGGGCCACTACTCCGGCCGCGGCGGCGCGTTGCACGCACGCATCGCAGGCGCCGCCTCGGCCATCGCCGAGCTGCGGACCAAGGCGGACGCGACCCACCAGGACCGCGCGTTCGCCGACGAGGCCGACACCCGGTTGCGGCAGCTCGCGGCGGCCGTCCGGGCCGCCGAGCGGATGCCGGCGGCCAGGCGGCGGGCCGCGCACCGAGCCGTGGGCACCGAGTTGGACCAGCTCGAAGACCGGCTGCTGACCGCGCTCGGGGTCTGA
- a CDS encoding S-(hydroxymethyl)mycothiol dehydrogenase — MPQQVRGVVARAKGQPVSVETVTVPDPGPGEAVVKVLTCGVCHTDLHYREGGINDEFPFLLGHEASGIVESVGEGVTDVAPGDFVILNWRAVCGTCRACLKGKPWYCFSTHNAKQPMTLEDGTPLSPALGIGAFAEKTLVHSGQCTKVDPSASPAAVGLLGCGVMAGIGAAVNTGGVGRGDSVAVIGCGGVGDAAIAGARLAGATTIIGVDVDDRKLAWAKGIGATHTVNAGSGDPVAAIQELTGGFGADVVIDAVGRPETWKQAFYARDLAGTVVLVGVPTPDMRLEMPLIDFFSRGGSLKSSWYGDCLPSRDFPYLVDLYQQGRLDLDAFVTEKIALDEVEAAFTRMHHGEVLRSVVVL, encoded by the coding sequence ATGCCGCAGCAGGTCCGGGGTGTCGTCGCCCGCGCCAAGGGACAGCCGGTCAGCGTCGAGACGGTCACCGTGCCAGACCCGGGTCCCGGCGAGGCGGTGGTGAAGGTGCTGACCTGCGGGGTCTGCCACACCGACCTGCACTACCGCGAGGGCGGCATCAACGACGAGTTCCCGTTCCTGCTCGGCCACGAGGCGTCCGGGATCGTGGAGTCGGTCGGCGAGGGCGTGACCGACGTGGCGCCGGGGGACTTCGTGATCCTCAACTGGCGCGCGGTGTGCGGGACCTGCCGGGCGTGCTTGAAGGGCAAGCCCTGGTACTGCTTCAGCACGCACAACGCGAAGCAGCCGATGACGCTCGAGGACGGCACCCCGCTGTCGCCCGCGCTGGGGATCGGCGCGTTCGCGGAGAAGACGTTGGTGCACAGTGGACAGTGCACGAAGGTCGACCCGTCCGCCTCGCCCGCCGCGGTGGGGTTGTTGGGCTGCGGCGTGATGGCGGGCATCGGCGCGGCGGTGAACACCGGTGGTGTCGGCCGCGGCGACAGCGTCGCGGTGATCGGCTGCGGCGGTGTGGGTGACGCGGCGATCGCCGGTGCCAGGTTGGCCGGTGCCACGACGATCATCGGCGTGGACGTCGACGACCGGAAGTTGGCCTGGGCCAAGGGGATCGGTGCCACGCACACGGTCAACGCCGGGTCGGGCGACCCGGTCGCGGCGATCCAGGAGCTGACCGGCGGGTTCGGCGCGGACGTGGTGATCGACGCGGTGGGGCGGCCGGAGACCTGGAAGCAGGCGTTCTACGCGCGGGACCTGGCAGGCACGGTCGTGCTCGTCGGCGTGCCGACCCCGGACATGCGGCTGGAGATGCCGCTGATCGACTTCTTCTCCCGGGGCGGGTCGCTCAAGTCCAGCTGGTACGGCGACTGCCTGCCCTCGCGCGACTTCCCGTACCTGGTCGACCTCTACCAGCAGGGCCGCCTGGACCTCGACGCGTTCGTCACGGAGAAGATCGCGCTGGACGAGGTCGAGGCCGCGTTCACCCGCATGCACCACGGCGAGGTGCTGCGCTCGGTGGTGGTCCTCTGA
- a CDS encoding copper resistance D family protein translates to MTNTRTTTYPGLAAVLVVSSIVGVLVGLVVTAAAPVPGLPEPAVVVRVGLPVVRVLLDMAAVVTVGLSLLPLLIGFDRPKLAEPVLAGARRVAMLSALVWVVTALVALVLQTAELRPGANVSAASVVDYIGTVGAGKALVFVAAFALISFGLSLWSVRVGESVPAELRAAVALFALLPLPVTGHATNWRWHDFTMISMELHVMSAAAWTGGLGALVVLLAANRTLLAQALPRFSKLATVCLVVVTATGLFNGAVELLVNPNIPLVEALVGTRYGVLVLLKTACLVGLAALGARIRWKLMPAIAAHRGTALVAWAGVELAIMGLAFGFAVVLTRAPVS, encoded by the coding sequence GTGACCAACACCCGGACCACCACCTACCCGGGGCTCGCGGCCGTCCTCGTGGTGTCCTCGATCGTCGGCGTCCTCGTCGGCCTCGTGGTCACCGCGGCGGCACCGGTCCCGGGGTTGCCGGAACCGGCGGTGGTGGTCCGGGTCGGTCTCCCGGTCGTGCGGGTGCTGCTGGACATGGCCGCGGTGGTGACCGTCGGGCTGAGCCTGCTGCCGCTGCTCATCGGGTTCGACCGGCCCAAGCTCGCCGAACCGGTCCTGGCGGGCGCGCGGCGGGTCGCGATGCTCAGCGCCCTGGTGTGGGTCGTGACCGCGCTGGTGGCCCTCGTGCTGCAGACCGCGGAGCTGCGGCCGGGCGCGAACGTGTCGGCCGCGTCGGTCGTCGACTACATCGGGACGGTCGGCGCTGGCAAGGCGCTGGTGTTCGTCGCCGCGTTCGCACTGATCAGCTTCGGCCTGTCGCTGTGGTCGGTGCGCGTGGGGGAATCGGTGCCCGCCGAACTGCGGGCCGCGGTCGCGTTGTTCGCCCTGCTGCCGCTACCGGTCACCGGGCACGCCACCAACTGGCGCTGGCACGACTTCACGATGATCTCCATGGAGCTGCACGTCATGTCGGCGGCGGCGTGGACGGGTGGCCTCGGCGCGCTCGTCGTCCTCCTGGCCGCCAACCGGACCCTCCTGGCGCAGGCCCTGCCGCGGTTCTCCAAGCTGGCCACCGTCTGCCTGGTCGTCGTGACCGCGACCGGCCTGTTCAACGGCGCGGTGGAACTGCTGGTCAACCCCAATATCCCGCTGGTCGAGGCGCTGGTCGGCACCCGCTACGGCGTGCTGGTGCTGCTCAAGACCGCCTGCCTGGTCGGCCTCGCCGCCCTCGGTGCCCGGATCCGCTGGAAGTTGATGCCCGCCATCGCCGCGCACCGCGGCACCGCGCTGGTCGCCTGGGCCGGGGTGGAACTGGCCATCATGGGCCTGGCGTTCGGCTTCGCGGTCGTCCTCACCCGCGCCCCGGTCTCCTGA
- a CDS encoding Fpg/Nei family DNA glycosylase: MPELPEVEALAHHLREHAVGRRVHRVDVASLSVLKTASPPWTALHDREVTGASRHGKYLVLEADGLHLVTHLARAGWLRWADTMSAMPPKPGKGPLALRVHLGPPGQGPGFDLTEAGTKKGLAVWIVEDPATIEQIATLGPDALALTRDEFGELLAGRSERLKNLLTSQRVLAGIGNAYSDEILHVAKLSPYATPARLPAEAVDRLYESMRTVLTDAVTRSVGQDAARLKGEKRSGLRVHARTGLPCPICSDTIREVSFADKSFQYCPTCQTNGKPLADRRLSRLLK, encoded by the coding sequence GTGCCGGAACTCCCCGAGGTCGAGGCCCTAGCCCACCACCTGCGCGAACACGCCGTCGGTCGCCGCGTCCACCGCGTCGACGTGGCCTCGCTCAGCGTGCTCAAGACCGCCAGCCCGCCGTGGACCGCGCTGCACGACCGCGAGGTCACCGGGGCGTCCCGGCACGGCAAGTACCTGGTCCTGGAAGCCGATGGCCTGCACCTGGTCACCCACCTGGCCAGGGCCGGGTGGCTGCGGTGGGCCGACACCATGTCGGCGATGCCGCCGAAGCCGGGCAAGGGGCCGCTGGCGCTGCGCGTGCACCTGGGCCCGCCCGGTCAAGGTCCCGGCTTCGACCTGACCGAAGCGGGCACGAAGAAGGGCCTGGCGGTGTGGATCGTCGAGGACCCGGCGACGATCGAGCAGATCGCCACCCTGGGTCCCGACGCGCTAGCGCTGACAAGGGACGAGTTCGGCGAACTCTTGGCGGGCCGCTCGGAGCGCCTCAAGAACCTGCTGACCAGTCAGCGGGTGCTGGCAGGCATCGGCAACGCCTACTCCGACGAGATCCTCCACGTCGCCAAACTCTCGCCTTACGCCACGCCCGCCCGCCTACCGGCGGAAGCCGTGGACCGCCTCTATGAGTCCATGCGCACGGTGCTGACGGACGCCGTCACCAGGTCCGTGGGCCAAGACGCCGCGCGGCTCAAAGGCGAGAAGAGGTCCGGCCTGCGCGTGCACGCCCGCACCGGCCTCCCCTGCCCGATCTGCTCGGACACGATCCGCGAGGTGTCGTTCGCCGACAAGTCGTTCCAGTACTGCCCGACCTGCCAGACCAACGGCAAACCCCTCGCGGACCGCCGCCTCTCCCGCCTGCTCAAGTAG
- a CDS encoding copper resistance CopC family protein: MRAVGRGLAALAVALFATVGLAGPALAHNQLVSSSPADKASVDSGPSTIELTFDQPVQAGENLNSIVVVGPDGTGQWQGGKAAVRGNVVTAPLRPLGPAGDYRVGYRILSADGHPVSGEIKFTLTSAGTGTPAPAEEVAPTTGQAAAEDDGGVPVWVWIAGAAVLLGAGVFLALRVGGTEK; encoded by the coding sequence ATGCGCGCGGTGGGGCGTGGCCTCGCGGCGCTCGCGGTCGCGTTGTTCGCCACGGTCGGGCTCGCGGGCCCGGCGTTGGCGCACAACCAACTGGTGTCGAGCAGCCCGGCCGACAAGGCGTCGGTCGACTCGGGTCCGAGCACGATCGAGCTGACCTTCGACCAGCCGGTGCAGGCCGGGGAGAACCTCAACTCGATCGTCGTGGTCGGGCCGGACGGCACCGGCCAGTGGCAGGGCGGCAAAGCGGCGGTGCGCGGCAACGTCGTCACCGCGCCGCTGCGCCCGCTGGGCCCGGCCGGTGACTACCGGGTCGGCTACCGGATCCTGTCCGCGGACGGCCACCCGGTGTCCGGCGAGATCAAGTTCACCCTGACCTCGGCGGGGACCGGCACCCCGGCACCCGCCGAGGAAGTCGCCCCCACCACCGGCCAGGCCGCGGCCGAAGACGACGGCGGTGTCCCCGTGTGGGTCTGGATCGCGGGCGCGGCCGTGCTGCTCGGCGCGGGTGTGTTCCTGGCGCTGCGGGTCGGGGGCACCGAGAAGTGA
- a CDS encoding phosphotransferase family protein has translation MATNGLFTRANLDAALAAVCARVGVDPAGARLLRFTNNAVFRLAADPVVVRIVGSVALRHRVHKVVRVAEWFAANDVPAVRLTEGIAQPVCVGDYAATVWDAVPEHGVPPRAADLARLLRVVHALPELPELPEWDPLDDVRRRLGEAEGLDGDDLEFLRERVEQTGARLRALSFPLPRGLVHGDAHLGNLIPTAGGPVLCDFDSSCLGPPEWDMTPLAVGVSRFGEPAARYRELAVGYGFDVTLWSGFSVLREVRELKLITSVLPIMNSSPQVRPELLRRLRDFRTGDTSARWARYR, from the coding sequence ATGGCCACCAACGGGTTGTTCACCAGGGCCAACCTGGACGCGGCGCTGGCCGCGGTGTGCGCGCGGGTGGGGGTCGACCCCGCCGGTGCGCGTCTGCTGCGGTTCACCAACAACGCCGTGTTCCGGCTCGCCGCCGACCCGGTGGTGGTCAGGATCGTCGGCTCGGTCGCCCTGCGGCACCGGGTGCACAAGGTGGTCCGGGTCGCCGAGTGGTTCGCCGCCAACGACGTCCCCGCGGTGCGGTTGACCGAGGGGATAGCCCAGCCGGTCTGCGTGGGTGACTACGCGGCGACGGTGTGGGACGCCGTGCCCGAGCACGGCGTCCCACCCAGGGCGGCTGATCTGGCCAGGCTGCTGCGGGTGGTGCACGCGCTCCCCGAACTGCCGGAACTGCCGGAGTGGGACCCGCTCGACGACGTGCGCAGGCGTCTCGGCGAGGCGGAGGGCCTCGACGGCGACGACCTGGAGTTCCTGCGGGAGCGGGTGGAGCAGACCGGTGCCCGGCTGCGGGCGCTGAGCTTCCCGTTACCCAGGGGCCTGGTGCACGGCGACGCGCACCTGGGCAACCTGATCCCGACCGCGGGCGGTCCGGTGTTGTGCGACTTCGACTCCAGCTGCCTCGGTCCGCCGGAGTGGGACATGACCCCGTTGGCGGTGGGGGTGAGCCGGTTCGGCGAGCCCGCCGCCCGCTACCGGGAACTGGCCGTCGGGTACGGCTTCGACGTCACTCTGTGGAGTGGTTTTTCGGTGCTTCGCGAAGTACGCGAGCTCAAGCTCATCACCAGTGTCCTGCCGATCATGAACAGCAGCCCGCAGGTGCGCCCTGAGCTGCTCCGACGGCTCCGCGACTTCCGCACCGGGGACACCTCGGCGCGCTGGGCGCGTTACCGCTGA
- a CDS encoding sigma-70 family RNA polymerase sigma factor, giving the protein MTGIHRPASGGRRDVDEGGSSTGACEDLALLQRLRTGDDAAFGELFSRHSDAVRRLALGLVNDRAEAEDLAAEAFFRVLQAVRRGSGPVDNVRGYLLIVTRRVAWEWNARKRDVPVSDEELSHRVGAGPDNTGQSTERTLITRAFTSLPERWRSVLWKVEVEGERPAVVAGNFGLSPNATAALARRARQGLRAAYLQAHLTVDRGSTGCRSVLEKLGAYTAGSIKGTERRKVRAHLSTCPSCTSMQAELQDVCSGLRAHAAFIAAPIAGVALWQQIGLVTSSTASVTSFGAFKGLLSTAKMQVTLAATSAAAVGVFGLALVPWGASVDQRAYADFEGTGPTELLISPDPTAAGGLAPAPTGDVVPTQRKRPDNPSGNSEQPGGDNNTQPTTTPRQEVPAAAQPPQAASQVVRVPTPAKAQPQTNTQAEKPNRTVQTNPAGQPKRPGRANLQQADYYDESLPVVYTQTAYERKWSIYDRYDVVTETRVTTKVNAAGQTTSVTRQVEYTRTRYPGSARGTRVESGSTVTVTGTPRRR; this is encoded by the coding sequence ATGACCGGGATTCACCGGCCTGCTTCCGGCGGGCGTCGCGACGTCGACGAGGGTGGTTCGTCGACCGGCGCCTGCGAAGATCTGGCACTCCTGCAACGGCTGCGCACCGGCGACGACGCCGCGTTCGGCGAGCTGTTCTCCCGACACTCCGACGCGGTGCGCAGGCTCGCGCTCGGGCTGGTCAACGACCGGGCCGAAGCCGAGGACCTCGCCGCGGAGGCCTTCTTCCGCGTGCTGCAGGCGGTTCGGCGCGGATCCGGACCCGTCGACAACGTGCGCGGCTACCTGCTGATCGTCACCAGGCGCGTGGCGTGGGAGTGGAACGCCCGCAAGCGCGACGTCCCGGTGAGCGACGAGGAACTCAGCCACCGCGTCGGCGCGGGCCCGGACAACACCGGCCAGTCCACCGAACGCACGCTGATCACCCGCGCCTTCACCAGCCTGCCCGAGCGTTGGCGCAGTGTGCTGTGGAAGGTGGAGGTCGAGGGTGAGCGGCCCGCGGTCGTCGCGGGCAACTTCGGGCTCAGCCCCAACGCGACAGCGGCTCTTGCCCGCCGCGCGCGCCAGGGTCTGCGCGCCGCCTACCTCCAGGCGCACCTGACTGTCGACCGCGGTTCCACTGGGTGCCGGTCGGTGCTGGAGAAGTTGGGCGCCTACACGGCAGGCAGCATCAAGGGGACAGAGCGGCGCAAGGTCCGCGCGCACCTGTCCACGTGCCCGTCCTGCACGTCGATGCAAGCCGAGCTGCAGGACGTCTGCTCCGGTCTGCGCGCCCACGCGGCGTTCATCGCGGCCCCGATCGCCGGGGTGGCGTTGTGGCAGCAGATCGGGCTGGTCACCTCCAGCACCGCGTCGGTCACCAGCTTCGGCGCGTTCAAGGGGCTGCTGTCCACCGCGAAGATGCAAGTGACTCTTGCGGCCACCTCAGCGGCCGCGGTCGGCGTCTTCGGGCTTGCCTTAGTGCCCTGGGGCGCCAGTGTCGACCAGCGGGCCTACGCAGACTTCGAGGGCACTGGTCCGACCGAGTTGCTTATAAGCCCGGACCCGACGGCCGCGGGCGGGCTCGCACCGGCGCCTACGGGCGACGTCGTCCCGACCCAGCGCAAACGGCCGGACAACCCCTCGGGCAACTCCGAGCAGCCCGGCGGGGACAACAACACCCAGCCGACGACCACGCCCCGCCAAGAGGTCCCCGCCGCCGCGCAACCGCCCCAGGCGGCCAGCCAGGTCGTGCGGGTCCCGACCCCCGCGAAGGCGCAGCCGCAGACCAACACGCAGGCGGAGAAGCCGAACAGGACCGTCCAGACCAATCCCGCAGGGCAACCCAAGCGGCCCGGCCGGGCGAACCTGCAGCAGGCCGACTACTACGACGAGTCGCTGCCGGTCGTCTACACCCAGACCGCCTACGAGCGGAAGTGGTCGATCTACGACCGCTACGACGTCGTCACCGAGACCAGGGTCACCACCAAGGTCAACGCGGCGGGCCAGACCACCTCGGTGACCAGGCAGGTCGAGTACACCAGGACCCGCTACCCGGGCTCGGCCCGGGGAACCAGGGTGGAATCCGGGTCGACGGTCACCGTGACGGGTACACCACGCCGCCGCTAG
- a CDS encoding TM0106 family RecB-like putative nuclease codes for MTTTVLLDAGVVSRCRRRVHLEHDPAMRDVPRGAPDPTSELRKADATAHRRVVADQLAARFGERWYEVPNGPTTRSADREAATAAALAEGRDFIWGAALPRDTLAGRRGSIDLLVKTVGGYVPVLVVRHKVTDPGSGARSSPLDELAEVGGTQDKTRKIRPQPRDQLRLAHARRLLQAAGFADERTAFAGVIGLDGDAVVWHDLQAPTWPGGRTALAEYDSRFADRIAVAAAAATGEPALAEPSRIVECRSCPWWPVCEAELVQTRDVSLVVRGEDAGMLRAAGVTSVDALAEIDPHNSDVPLVGMPVEDAVGLARAWLADLTVVRRSEVIDVPRADVEVDVDMESFGDAGAYMWGVLLSGADIGEPRGYRAFVSWEPLPTEDEARSFAEFWRWLTGVRAAAAERGLSFRAYCYNELAENRWLLASVKRFGGFPGVPRKREVIAFIESDEWFDLFGSVREYFLCSHGKGLKTIAPVAGFTWRDPEAGGENSMRWYRDAVGLDGGEPELPQRTRLLEYNEDDVRATATLRAWMTSPAVNDIPYVGDI; via the coding sequence GTGACTACAACGGTGCTCCTCGACGCCGGCGTGGTGAGCCGCTGCAGGCGTCGTGTGCACCTGGAGCACGACCCCGCCATGCGCGATGTGCCGCGCGGTGCGCCCGATCCCACTTCTGAGCTGCGCAAAGCCGACGCGACCGCGCACCGGCGGGTGGTCGCCGACCAGCTGGCCGCCCGCTTCGGCGAGCGCTGGTACGAGGTGCCCAACGGCCCCACCACCCGGTCGGCGGACCGCGAGGCGGCGACCGCGGCCGCGCTGGCCGAGGGGCGCGACTTCATCTGGGGTGCGGCTCTGCCGCGCGACACCCTGGCGGGCCGCCGCGGCAGCATCGACCTGCTGGTCAAGACCGTGGGCGGGTACGTCCCGGTCCTGGTGGTCCGGCACAAGGTCACCGACCCGGGCAGCGGGGCGCGCAGCTCACCGCTCGACGAGCTCGCCGAGGTCGGCGGCACCCAGGACAAGACCCGCAAGATCCGCCCGCAGCCGCGCGACCAGCTGCGCCTCGCCCATGCCAGGCGGTTGCTGCAGGCGGCCGGGTTCGCCGACGAGCGGACGGCGTTCGCCGGGGTGATCGGCCTCGACGGGGACGCCGTGGTCTGGCACGACCTGCAGGCGCCGACCTGGCCGGGCGGTCGGACCGCGCTGGCCGAGTACGACAGCCGCTTCGCCGACCGGATCGCCGTGGCGGCGGCCGCTGCCACGGGTGAACCCGCGTTGGCCGAGCCGTCGCGGATCGTGGAGTGCCGCAGCTGCCCGTGGTGGCCGGTGTGCGAGGCCGAGCTGGTGCAGACGCGCGACGTCAGCCTGGTCGTGCGCGGCGAGGACGCCGGGATGCTGCGCGCGGCCGGGGTCACCTCGGTCGACGCGCTCGCCGAGATCGACCCGCACAACTCGGACGTGCCGCTGGTCGGGATGCCGGTCGAGGACGCGGTCGGCTTGGCGCGGGCGTGGCTGGCGGATCTGACCGTGGTGCGCCGCAGCGAGGTGATCGACGTGCCGCGCGCGGACGTCGAGGTCGATGTGGACATGGAGAGCTTCGGCGACGCGGGCGCGTACATGTGGGGCGTGCTGCTCTCCGGCGCCGACATCGGTGAGCCGCGGGGCTACCGGGCGTTCGTCAGCTGGGAGCCGTTGCCGACCGAGGACGAGGCCCGCTCCTTCGCCGAGTTCTGGCGCTGGCTGACCGGGGTTCGCGCCGCCGCAGCCGAGCGCGGGCTGAGCTTCCGCGCGTACTGCTACAACGAACTCGCCGAGAACCGGTGGCTGCTGGCGTCGGTGAAGCGCTTCGGCGGGTTCCCCGGGGTGCCGCGCAAGCGCGAGGTCATCGCCTTCATCGAGTCCGACGAGTGGTTCGACCTGTTCGGCAGCGTCCGGGAGTACTTCCTGTGCTCGCACGGCAAGGGGCTCAAGACGATCGCGCCGGTCGCCGGGTTCACCTGGCGCGACCCGGAGGCGGGCGGCGAGAACTCGATGCGCTGGTACCGCGACGCGGTCGGGTTGGACGGTGGTGAGCCGGAGCTGCCGCAGCGCACGCGGTTGCTGGAGTACAACGAGGACGACGTCCGCGCGACCGCGACGCTGCGGGCCTGGATGACCTCGCCCGCGGTGAACGACATCCCGTACGTGGGCGACATCTGA
- a CDS encoding DUF983 domain-containing protein, whose amino-acid sequence MTRQVRDVNGRLWTVHGTLEWRTPATEDDFEHDVAAGYVPGVVMLVLISVLVIALVAWMPTDVVVPGWLMLLIALAILFFPARWAVRRPWTLVAETGDDGEGEPTERWMGTIRGYFSARNEIARIAKEISQDTQPSYEGVLKPLT is encoded by the coding sequence ATGACGCGTCAGGTCCGCGACGTGAACGGTCGGCTCTGGACCGTGCACGGCACGCTCGAGTGGCGCACCCCGGCCACCGAGGACGACTTCGAGCACGACGTCGCAGCCGGGTACGTGCCCGGTGTGGTGATGTTGGTGCTGATCTCGGTCCTGGTGATCGCGCTGGTCGCGTGGATGCCCACCGACGTGGTGGTGCCGGGCTGGTTAATGCTGCTGATCGCGCTGGCCATCCTCTTCTTCCCGGCGCGCTGGGCGGTCCGGCGACCGTGGACGCTGGTGGCCGAGACCGGCGACGACGGCGAGGGTGAGCCCACCGAGCGGTGGATGGGCACGATCCGGGGCTACTTCAGCGCGCGCAACGAGATCGCGCGGATCGCCAAGGAGATCAGCCAGGACACCCAGCCCAGCTACGAGGGCGTGCTCAAGCCGTTGACCTGA
- a CDS encoding YcnI family copper-binding membrane protein codes for MSTYRFAARAGVVLAAAGTAVLFTSGIASAHVTAKVIGEPAVQGGYTKITFRVPNEDNTAGTVKLEVKFPAETPIASLRTKPLAGWTATISKAKLDKPITVHGAEITEAVSTVTWTAAAGTRIGPGEFAEFEVSGGALPETDQLVLPATQTYDSGKVVAWDAPPPAAGAEEPEHPAPVIKLTKATEGGGDHAAAAPAAASTDTHSDKAAEAKGADNTARWLGGAGLVVGALGLGLGAGATLRARKAIAAAKAGS; via the coding sequence ATGTCGACCTACCGCTTTGCCGCGCGCGCTGGCGTAGTGCTGGCCGCCGCCGGGACCGCTGTCCTGTTCACCTCGGGCATCGCCTCCGCGCACGTGACCGCCAAGGTCATCGGCGAGCCCGCCGTCCAGGGCGGCTACACCAAGATCACCTTCCGGGTGCCGAACGAGGACAACACCGCGGGCACCGTCAAGCTCGAGGTGAAGTTCCCCGCAGAAACCCCGATCGCCTCGCTGCGCACCAAGCCGCTGGCGGGCTGGACCGCCACCATCAGCAAGGCCAAGCTGGACAAGCCGATCACCGTGCACGGCGCCGAGATCACCGAGGCGGTCAGCACGGTCACCTGGACCGCCGCCGCGGGCACCCGGATCGGCCCCGGCGAGTTCGCCGAGTTCGAGGTGTCCGGTGGCGCGCTGCCCGAGACCGACCAGCTCGTGCTCCCCGCCACCCAGACCTACGACAGCGGCAAGGTCGTGGCCTGGGATGCCCCGCCGCCCGCCGCGGGCGCCGAGGAGCCCGAGCACCCCGCGCCGGTCATCAAGCTGACCAAGGCCACCGAGGGCGGCGGCGACCACGCGGCCGCCGCACCCGCCGCGGCCAGCACCGACACCCACTCCGACAAGGCCGCCGAGGCGAAGGGCGCCGACAACACCGCCCGCTGGCTCGGCGGTGCGGGCCTGGTCGTCGGCGCGCTCGGCCTCGGCCTCGGCGCGGGCGCGACCCTGCGCGCGCGCAAGGCGATCGCCGCCGCGAAGGCGGGGAGCTGA
- a CDS encoding MBL fold metallo-hydrolase: MSARIDHVVTSGTFSLDGGTWEVDNNVWLVGDDHEVIVIDAAHDPDEILAAVDDRVVRAIICTHAHDDHINAAADLATATDALVHLHPADDPLWRVLYPDADYEPLHDGQQFEVGGVFLEVMHTPGHAPGAVCVYAPQLDAIFTGDTLFEGGPGATGRSFSDFPTIIDSISERLLALPVTTKVHTGHGDSTTIGAEAPHLDEWIARGH; encoded by the coding sequence ATGTCGGCCCGCATCGACCACGTGGTCACCTCCGGCACCTTCAGCCTCGACGGCGGCACCTGGGAGGTCGACAACAACGTGTGGCTCGTTGGCGACGACCACGAGGTCATCGTCATCGACGCCGCGCACGACCCCGACGAGATCCTCGCCGCGGTGGACGACCGGGTGGTGCGCGCGATCATCTGCACGCACGCGCACGACGACCACATCAACGCCGCGGCGGACCTGGCCACCGCCACCGACGCCCTCGTGCACCTGCACCCGGCCGACGACCCGCTGTGGCGGGTGCTCTACCCGGACGCCGACTACGAGCCGCTGCACGACGGGCAGCAGTTCGAGGTGGGCGGCGTGTTCCTGGAGGTCATGCACACCCCTGGCCACGCGCCGGGCGCGGTCTGCGTCTACGCCCCGCAGCTGGACGCGATCTTCACCGGCGACACCCTGTTCGAAGGTGGTCCAGGGGCCACCGGTCGCTCGTTCAGCGACTTCCCGACGATCATCGACTCGATCTCCGAGCGCCTGCTGGCGCTGCCGGTGACCACCAAGGTGCACACCGGTCACGGCGACTCGACGACCATCGGCGCCGAGGCGCCGCACCTGGACGAGTGGATCGCCAGGGGCCACTAG